The Candidatus Mancarchaeum acidiphilum sequence GGGACAAGCACGGAAATGTACTACTATTACCTTGCTGAAAACTTTAGGAAAGAAAAGCAGCATCTTGAGAAATACGAGATAATAAAGACAAGATGGACAAGCATTGAGCAATTGCTTAATATGATAAAGAAGAATAGAATAACAGATGGCAAGACTATAATAGGAATACTTTATTATTACAATTTTTGCAAAGTGGAATAAGAGGAAATAACATGGGAAAAGCATTACTGGTAATAGATATGCAGGAAGGATTCAGGCACAAAGCATCTGAAGCCATTATAGACAAGATAGCAGAATTGGTAAAAGGATTTGACGGCAAAGTGGTATTCACGCTTTTTGTCGATGAACCCGGCTCTATGTTCGATACAGAGCTGCATTGGCCCAAGTTCCAGTCAAAGGATATGCAGAAGCTTTTAAAAGAATTGGAGCCGGTTGCAAAAGGCAAACTTGAGGCAGAGCATAAGGGCTATACTGTGCTTACGGATGGGCTTAGCAGAATGCTTAAGGAAAATGGCATTGATACTGTTTATCTTTCAGGGGTATATACAGATGTCTGTGTTGTAAAAGCGACGATGGACCTGTTTGACAAGGGCTTCAAGACAAAAGTGGTTGCCGATGCCTGCGCTTCGCTTCATGGTGACAATAACCACAAGTATGCCATAGATAGCTTGAAGCACATAATAGGAAGGGGCAATGTCATAGAAACAAGCGAAGTGAATTAGGATTACCTATAAACTTTTAAAATCCATTCCAAGTATCTATAAGCAGTAACAAAATTTTTTAAAATATTTTAATTAAGAAACATTTTTAATGTTAAGTTACCAAATCAATTTGTATCTGTAATTGGTTAATATCAAATCAAAGTACTTAAATAAAAATAAAATTAATTTAATTTATACTAATTATATGCTTATAACCTGTGAATTATAAACGGTGAGTTTATGCAATTTAAAGAATTAGGATATACATCTGAAGAATCGTATTTTGAGGATTTCTTTAGTAATTTATTGTCTACTAATAGGACTTCTCAATTTTTTGTAAACTGGGAAAAAGTTTATAGAAATATAAAAACCCATATTGATGAAATATCCTTAATAAACGGTTTAATAAACATTCATGATTTGAATGAAAGGAAAAACCACTTAAAACAGATATTAGAGAAATATCCGAAAACCAGACTAATCTTGCCCCTTATGATAGCTACTAGAGATAATAAATTGGATCTTTTGGTAATTAATGAAAAAGATGATATTACCTATTTGGATATAGATTTTGGCAATAGTGATATTGAAAAAATAATAAAATTTTGTGACGAAACCCATATAATAGAACTTTTGGGTAACATAAAAGATTTATATTCATATCTTTTAGGGGTAGAAGTCGGTACAGATACAAATGCAAGAAAGAATAGATCTGGATCCATGTTTGAAAAAATGGTATTAGAAGAGCTTAAAGCTAAAGGGTTAGATGTAAGAAAAGCAGATAAAAAGTACCAGATAGGAGGAAGGTTAAAGAAGCCAGATCTATTACTTTATAAAAACCAAAAAGAATTTGCAATTATAGAAGTTAACTTTTTCAATGAACTCGGTAGCAAGCCTTTGGAAACCATACAAAGCTTTATAAATTTACAGAAGGATATAAAGGCATTGGGGTTGAAATTTATACTAATAACCGATGGTCCAGCATGGAAAACTGGAAAAAGCGAACGTATAAAGGGATTTGAGCAGTTAGATTATCCACTTAATTTAACCCTTGCAGTAAAACTTATGCCAAGGTGGATAAATGGACAATGACTATATAAAAATGCAAGAGATAACACAGGAGGACTACGAAAAATTTATAATTGATTATAAAAAAGTTACAATAGAAGATACTGAATTAGAGATAGGAGGAAATCATAAGATAAATTCTTTGCAGCCCGAAGATTTTAAATTAGAAACAACTACAGTTTGGAGTTTCCCTAAAAGAGGAAAATGGGCTACTCATTATCTTAATGCCAAGTATAGGGGGAATTGGGCTCCTCAAGTGGCCCGAAATCTAATTCTGAGATACTCAAAAGAAGGAGATACCGTTCTTGATGCGTTTGCAGGTTCTGGCACTACTATAATAGAATGTAAGATTACAGATAGAAAGGGAATAGCTGTAGATATAAACAAGGAGGCTATAATGGTTGTTAGGGATAGGCTAAATTTCAACACCTTAAAAAGCGATTTTCAGGAGCAAAAAACCTTTTTGGGAGATGCAAGAAACCTAAATCTTATAAGTAATAATAGCATTGACCTTATTGCTGCCCACCCACCTTATGCTAATATAATTTCTTATACTAAAAATTCAAATCACAAGTCTAATGGAGATTTATCAAAGGTATCCTCAATAGATGAATTTTGTTATCAGATGGGAAATGTTGCAAGCGAGTTCTTTAGAGTTTTAAAGCAAGGAGGTTATTGCGCTATATTAATAGGAGATACAAGAAGACATAAGCATCAAGTTCCTATATCCTTTAGAGTGATGCAATCCTTTTTAGATAAAGGGTTTGTGTTAAAAGAGAGTATAATAAAAGTACAGCATAATACAAAGACCGCAGGGCTTTGGGCTAATCTATCAGTAAAAAATAACTTTTTGTTATTAATGCATGAGCATCTATTTGTATTCAGAAAGCCATTTGAAACCGAAAAACAGAAAGATTTAATAGATAGCTCTAAGTGGTGGAAAAATAATGGTATAAATTATCCAAAGGATAAATTACAACCTGATGAAGCATTAGGGATAAAATAATAACTAAATAGCAATTTATAAGATTTGTAATATATTACAAATTATTCTAAATATGTATTATAATACATATTTAAGTTTCATAGCTTTAAATATATAATTTGAGCGTTGAGGATATTTGATGGATTAGTAGAAAAGTTTACACGTTACCCTGAGTTTAGCTGTGAATGGTATTTTCATTTAATTTCAAAAATCACACAAACTTATATAATAAAATCACAATTATTACAATAATAATTATTAACACCCACATAATATTTTTACTAAGTGATAAAGGTTTTGATACTTTATTTATATACTTACCATTTGTATTAGTGAAATATTTTTCGTAATTGAAATTTATAAAATCATTGTACCTATTTTTAAGTTCTGCTTCATGTTTCTTATTCCAGATAATTGTGTATGCAGGACAGGGGTGCCCATCCGTCCTTTTCCAGTCTTTTGTATACTTTTCATATTTTTCAGGGTCTGATTTCCTTATCTGATTTAAACTCCAAACCTCCTGTGTAGACATAACCAATACAGGATCTTTATGTTCTTCACAAAATGCTTCATTGCAGTATTTGCATTTTGCAACTGCCTTCTTATTGCACCCATTCCTTTGGCAAATTATAATGTCATCAAA is a genomic window containing:
- a CDS encoding cysteine hydrolase, with protein sequence MGKALLVIDMQEGFRHKASEAIIDKIAELVKGFDGKVVFTLFVDEPGSMFDTELHWPKFQSKDMQKLLKELEPVAKGKLEAEHKGYTVLTDGLSRMLKENGIDTVYLSGVYTDVCVVKATMDLFDKGFKTKVVADACASLHGDNNHKYAIDSLKHIIGRGNVIETSEVN
- a CDS encoding DpnII family type II restriction endonuclease — its product is MQFKELGYTSEESYFEDFFSNLLSTNRTSQFFVNWEKVYRNIKTHIDEISLINGLINIHDLNERKNHLKQILEKYPKTRLILPLMIATRDNKLDLLVINEKDDITYLDIDFGNSDIEKIIKFCDETHIIELLGNIKDLYSYLLGVEVGTDTNARKNRSGSMFEKMVLEELKAKGLDVRKADKKYQIGGRLKKPDLLLYKNQKEFAIIEVNFFNELGSKPLETIQSFINLQKDIKALGLKFILITDGPAWKTGKSERIKGFEQLDYPLNLTLAVKLMPRWINGQ
- a CDS encoding DNA methyltransferase, translating into MDNDYIKMQEITQEDYEKFIIDYKKVTIEDTELEIGGNHKINSLQPEDFKLETTTVWSFPKRGKWATHYLNAKYRGNWAPQVARNLILRYSKEGDTVLDAFAGSGTTIIECKITDRKGIAVDINKEAIMVVRDRLNFNTLKSDFQEQKTFLGDARNLNLISNNSIDLIAAHPPYANIISYTKNSNHKSNGDLSKVSSIDEFCYQMGNVASEFFRVLKQGGYCAILIGDTRRHKHQVPISFRVMQSFLDKGFVLKESIIKVQHNTKTAGLWANLSVKNNFLLLMHEHLFVFRKPFETEKQKDLIDSSKWWKNNGINYPKDKLQPDEALGIK